From Nerophis lumbriciformis linkage group LG09, RoL_Nlum_v2.1, whole genome shotgun sequence, one genomic window encodes:
- the znhit3 gene encoding zinc finger HIT domain-containing protein 3 produces the protein MQLCSVCSEQTPKYRCPSCKIRYCSLPCFKRHKDSCVPVKQLDPTVPEAQDAGKTDTWSVDDILQEDDIPDIVPPERLQLLGQSEKLKDLLSNPHLRQLLRTIDNANNKDEAMKAAMQEPLFVEFSDQCLKVVEKEAQSQQVSEDMDW, from the exons ATGCAGCTGTGCAGCGTGTGCAGCGAACAAACACCAAAATACAGATGCCCATCCTGCAAAATAAGATA ttgttccCTTCCCTGTTTCAAGAGGCATAAAG ACTCTTGTGTTCCTGTTAAGCAGCTGGATCCCACCGTGCCTGAAGCACAGGATGCTGGGAAGACTG ACACGTGGAGTGTGGACGATATTCTGCAGGAAGATGACATCCCTGATATAGTACCTCCAGAGAGACTTCAGCTGTTGG GTCAGTCAGAAAAGCTGAAAGATCTCCTTAGTAACCCCCATCTAAGACAGCTATTACGGACCATTGACAACGCAAACAACAAAGACGAGGCAATGAAGGCGGCCATGCAGGAGCCCCTATTTGTAGAGTTTTCAGATCAGTGTTTGAAGGTTGTAGAAAAAGAAGCTCAATCACAGCAGGTCAGTGAGGATATGGACTGGTAA